The genomic segment CGCAAAGAATCAGCCATTAATTGATATTCTTTTAATTCACTTTGATTTAACATTTTTATCCCTTACATTTCTAAAAATTGAATGATTGCCTTACAAACTTTGCAGTTGAATAAAGCTTTTTCTTTTTGAATCTTATTATGCAATGTCGAGGGCACAAGGTGAATCTTCCCCTTACATTGACAGGTGTATTTAATTTTTTTCTCTTCATATTCCGCTTCATTGGATGACTTTTTAGGCATTGAAGATGTAATTTGACAAACACTTCGACGGAATTTTTCAATTTGCATATCTTCTCGAATAATGTGTTCTAAAAGCCATTTTTTAGCAATTACGGCTAATTTTTCTTTTAAATCATCCACATTGCGAATCTGCATAACAGAGTTTGTCATATCTCGTATAATTTCACGATGTTTTTCTCTATGTTGCTCTAAGCGAGGATAACAAATAGATTCCATATAATCTTCTTCATCTCTAAA from the Helicobacter colisuis genome contains:
- a CDS encoding bacteriohemerythrin; amino-acid sequence: MLPSWSKELSVHNDAIDEQHKHLFDIAGRAYALINKKATKEEIVTILKELLNYTQEHFRDEEDYMESICYPRLEQHREKHREIIRDMTNSVMQIRNVDDLKEKLAVIAKKWLLEHIIREDMQIEKFRRSVCQITSSMPKKSSNEAEYEEKKIKYTCQCKGKIHLVPSTLHNKIQKEKALFNCKVCKAIIQFLEM